One genomic window of Sporosarcina ureae includes the following:
- a CDS encoding STAS domain-containing protein, producing MKQIDVRLYEYLLAKLPEITTSWLAMRKVEKDSIYSLNAQPEMEETLREQNKLTNLTVISSLLDDPEIFEKNKSKWAAVVALSRVNSNTPIEDVIDALSNVRLTYWRFVKEFYLVHKEEITIEDYMRWSDTINNAFDQIYINFAQTYNEYINSKFDIQQSLINELSSPVIKITEKIGVVPLIGDMDELRARSMLESIPDKSLESDIEHLFIDLSGVNVIDTLVAQQIFQVTKVLSLLGTRCTITGILPAIAQASTELGLDFKNIQTFSSLQLAFSKEFLIVEQ from the coding sequence ATGAAACAGATCGATGTTAGGCTTTATGAATATTTACTAGCAAAACTTCCTGAAATTACAACTTCTTGGCTGGCAATGAGAAAAGTGGAAAAGGATTCTATTTACTCGCTTAATGCACAACCGGAAATGGAAGAAACACTTCGTGAACAAAATAAACTTACAAATTTAACAGTCATCAGCAGTTTACTTGATGATCCTGAAATCTTTGAGAAGAACAAAAGTAAATGGGCAGCGGTTGTCGCTCTAAGTAGAGTGAACAGCAATACACCTATAGAAGATGTAATTGATGCATTGAGTAATGTGCGTTTAACCTATTGGCGCTTCGTAAAAGAATTTTATTTGGTCCATAAAGAGGAAATTACAATTGAAGATTATATGCGGTGGAGTGACACAATTAATAATGCATTTGATCAGATTTATATTAATTTCGCACAAACTTATAATGAATATATCAACAGCAAGTTCGATATCCAACAAAGCTTAATTAATGAATTAAGCTCACCCGTCATAAAAATTACCGAAAAAATTGGCGTAGTACCGCTAATTGGAGATATGGATGAACTGCGTGCACGCAGTATGTTAGAAAGCATTCCTGATAAAAGTTTAGAGTCTGATATTGAACATTTATTCATTGATTTATCTGGAGTGAACGTGATTGATACACTGGTAGCACAGCAGATTTTTCAAGTGACAAAAGTGTTATCCCTATTAGGAACAAGATGCACAATTACAGGCATCTTACCAGCAATTGCTCAAGCGTCAACAGAGCTTGGTTTAGATTTTAAGAATATCCAAACGTTTAGTTCTTTACAATTAGCATTTTCAAAAGAATTTTTAATTGTAGAACAGTAA
- the serC gene encoding 3-phosphoserine/phosphohydroxythreonine transaminase: MLSNRKSVYNFNAGPSALPREVLEKAQAELVDFKESGMSIMEMSHRSATYEQVHNQAIERLRSLFTIPENYEVLFLQGGASLQFAMVPMNFLAEGKKAGYIMSGAWSDKALKEAKTIGEVYEVASTKNTNYNRVPSSKEITFEETDAYVHITSNNTIFGTQFHEFPSTGNVPLIADMSSDILSRPLDISKFGMIYAGAQKNLGPSGVTVAIIRKDLLDNANSGIPAILKYQTHSSSNSLYNTPPSFGIYMLGEVLGWMQQQGGIEKIAKRNEEKANLIYDAIDNSNGFYTGHAEKDSRSLMNITFRVADEELEKQFLEEAKEAGFVGLNGHRSVGGCRASTYNAVPFEACQALQKFMLDFQEKHK, translated from the coding sequence TTGTTGAGTAACCGAAAGTCTGTCTATAATTTTAATGCGGGTCCATCCGCTCTTCCACGCGAAGTTCTTGAAAAAGCACAAGCTGAACTAGTGGATTTCAAAGAATCAGGGATGTCTATTATGGAAATGAGTCACCGCAGTGCTACTTATGAACAAGTACATAATCAAGCAATTGAACGTTTGCGTTCTTTATTCACAATTCCTGAAAACTATGAAGTGCTATTCTTGCAAGGGGGAGCTAGTCTACAATTTGCAATGGTGCCTATGAATTTTTTAGCAGAAGGAAAAAAAGCCGGCTATATTATGTCGGGTGCATGGTCAGATAAAGCTCTTAAAGAAGCAAAGACAATCGGTGAAGTATACGAAGTAGCTTCTACAAAAAACACAAATTATAATCGCGTCCCATCCTCTAAGGAAATTACATTTGAAGAAACAGATGCATACGTGCATATTACCTCGAATAACACGATTTTCGGTACACAATTCCACGAGTTCCCTTCCACTGGAAATGTTCCGTTAATAGCGGATATGTCCAGTGACATTCTGTCAAGACCACTTGACATCAGTAAATTCGGAATGATTTATGCAGGCGCACAAAAAAACCTTGGACCTTCAGGTGTTACAGTTGCGATTATCCGCAAAGACTTGTTGGACAATGCGAATAGTGGCATTCCAGCTATTTTGAAATACCAAACGCATTCATCAAGCAACTCTTTATATAATACTCCTCCATCTTTCGGTATTTACATGTTGGGTGAAGTTCTTGGTTGGATGCAACAACAAGGCGGCATAGAAAAGATTGCGAAGCGCAATGAAGAAAAAGCGAATCTAATCTATGATGCGATCGATAACAGCAACGGTTTCTATACAGGACATGCTGAAAAAGATAGTCGTTCATTGATGAACATCACGTTCCGTGTAGCGGATGAAGAGCTGGAAAAACAGTTCTTAGAAGAAGCTAAAGAGGCGGGATTTGTCGGGTTGAATGGTCACCGTTCCGTAGGCGGATGTCGTGCTTCCACTTACAACGCAGTGCCATTTGAAGCTTGTCAGGCTTTACAGAAATTCATGCTTGATTTCCAAGAAAAACATAAATAA
- a CDS encoding neutral zinc metallopeptidase, whose amino-acid sequence MKTGGRRKSSNVEDRRGKSGGGGAIALGGGGLGIVGIILFLILGGNPTDLLDNSSAVPDQPYVETEQDKELADFVSVVLADTEDIWSELFAQQGIQYENPTLVLYSGQVDTACGYGSAAAGPFYCPGDQKLYIDLAFYNELQNSFRAPGDFAMAYVVAHEVGHHVQTLLGISDQVMPLRQKMSEEEFNKYLVRFELQADYFAGVWAHHAKGRGYLEQGDLQEAITAAGAVGDDTIQKRARGYVVPESFTHGTAKQRIYWFEHGFELGTIDGGDTFNQTEK is encoded by the coding sequence ATGAAAACAGGTGGACGCAGAAAAAGTTCAAATGTAGAGGATCGAAGAGGGAAGAGTGGCGGAGGCGGTGCGATTGCATTAGGCGGTGGTGGTCTTGGAATTGTCGGTATTATATTATTTCTCATTTTAGGCGGAAATCCGACTGATTTATTAGATAATAGTTCAGCAGTACCTGATCAACCATACGTGGAAACCGAACAAGATAAAGAATTGGCAGATTTTGTTTCGGTTGTGCTTGCGGATACTGAAGACATTTGGTCGGAGTTATTTGCTCAACAAGGAATTCAATATGAGAACCCCACGCTGGTACTTTATTCAGGACAAGTGGATACAGCTTGTGGATATGGAAGTGCAGCTGCAGGACCATTTTATTGCCCGGGTGATCAAAAACTGTATATTGACTTAGCATTTTATAATGAATTACAGAATTCATTTAGAGCGCCCGGTGATTTTGCTATGGCCTATGTTGTAGCCCATGAAGTAGGACACCATGTGCAAACGCTCCTTGGAATTTCAGATCAAGTTATGCCGCTCCGTCAAAAAATGAGCGAAGAAGAATTTAATAAATATTTAGTGAGATTTGAATTGCAAGCAGATTATTTTGCGGGTGTCTGGGCACATCATGCGAAGGGACGCGGATACTTGGAGCAAGGAGATTTACAAGAAGCAATTACTGCCGCCGGTGCGGTTGGTGACGATACGATCCAAAAGCGTGCGAGAGGCTATGTTGTTCCAGAGAGTTTCACCCACGGAACAGCAAAACAACGAATTTATTGGTTCGAACATGGCTTTGAATTAGGAACTATTGATGGTGGAGATACATTTAATCAAACAGAAAAATAA
- a CDS encoding OFA family MFS transporter, which produces MKKTKNRWLIALSAVGIHISIGSVYAWSNFTNPLIDEFGWTTSQVQLTFSIAILFLGLSAAFLGHFVEKYGPRKAGLLAAVFFGVGVTGSGLAVGMSSLPLLYVFYGMLGGIGLGVGYIAPVSTLVKWFPDRRGLATGLAIMGFGFAAAISSPIMEYLISNVGLQNTFYILGVSYFLIMLFSSLYLEKPEEGWAPPGFIEKIRSGKTEVKEDLAQLTANQAVKTKRFYYLWLMLFINVTCGIAILSAAKPMAIDSIGMTTIQAAALVGVLGIFNGAGRLGWAAISDYIGRPNTYTTFFVIQLVLFSILPFTTNAIIFQVILAVIYTCYGGGFASIPAYIGDIFGTRQLGAIHGYILTAWSAAGVAGPMFAAWMKDATGSYESSLLFFAGLFAVALIISLLIRVDIKRLRNEKEGSIPVDPAIAATK; this is translated from the coding sequence ATGAAAAAAACGAAGAACCGATGGCTGATTGCGTTATCTGCAGTAGGTATTCACATTTCTATAGGATCTGTTTATGCCTGGAGTAACTTCACTAATCCACTCATTGACGAATTTGGATGGACCACAAGCCAAGTACAGCTGACGTTTAGTATAGCCATTTTATTTCTCGGTTTATCAGCTGCTTTTTTAGGTCACTTTGTAGAGAAATATGGACCAAGAAAAGCAGGTTTACTTGCAGCTGTGTTCTTCGGAGTGGGAGTGACAGGTTCCGGACTCGCAGTAGGTATGTCTTCATTGCCTTTGCTGTATGTCTTTTACGGTATGCTCGGCGGAATCGGCTTAGGAGTAGGATATATTGCACCTGTTTCCACACTCGTCAAATGGTTCCCGGACCGCAGGGGGCTTGCTACAGGACTGGCCATCATGGGCTTTGGGTTCGCTGCAGCCATCAGTAGTCCAATCATGGAATACTTGATCAGCAACGTGGGATTACAAAACACTTTTTATATTCTCGGTGTATCGTATTTCCTAATAATGTTATTTTCTTCTTTATATCTAGAAAAGCCAGAGGAAGGTTGGGCACCGCCTGGGTTTATTGAAAAAATTCGTTCAGGTAAAACGGAAGTTAAAGAAGATCTTGCTCAATTGACAGCCAATCAAGCAGTCAAAACGAAACGCTTTTATTATTTATGGCTTATGTTGTTCATTAATGTCACATGCGGTATCGCCATTCTCTCCGCTGCCAAACCAATGGCGATTGATAGTATTGGCATGACGACTATTCAGGCAGCCGCTTTAGTTGGTGTGCTAGGCATCTTTAACGGAGCCGGAAGACTTGGCTGGGCTGCAATTTCGGATTATATCGGCCGTCCCAATACGTATACCACGTTCTTTGTCATTCAACTTGTTTTATTTTCTATTTTGCCATTCACTACAAACGCAATTATTTTCCAAGTCATTCTAGCCGTGATCTATACATGCTACGGAGGAGGCTTCGCTTCTATCCCGGCTTATATTGGCGATATTTTTGGAACGAGACAACTTGGGGCCATCCATGGCTATATTTTGACAGCATGGTCTGCAGCGGGAGTAGCTGGACCGATGTTTGCTGCATGGATGAAAGACGCCACAGGTAGTTATGAAAGCAGCTTATTATTCTTCGCTGGCTTATTCGCGGTGGCTCTAATAATTTCGTTACTCATTCGGGTAGATATTAAAAGACTTCGCAATGAAAAAGAAGGAAGTATTCCAGTTGATCCTGCTATAGCCGCAACAAAATAA
- the fdhD gene encoding formate dehydrogenase accessory sulfurtransferase FdhD — translation MEQQQQRSIIRFQDGKVFEKADQVAVEYAITIKLNDKEFATIVCTPEYIEDMTVGFLASEGIVPKWEQIKDIRLDLENGFIYVNTDKVYPFFEQLQNKRYITSCCGMSRQGYIFANDALTAKKMDSISVQLIPTQIFSLMNQMEEQAEMFRHTGGVHNAALCAPDQLLLSRMDIGRHNALDKIYGHCLKNDISVRDKIIVFSGRISSEILLKVAKIGCEIVLSKSAPTELALNLADDLGITTVGFIRGEAFNVYTHPERIVMDATNLFPTI, via the coding sequence ATGGAACAGCAACAACAACGATCCATTATTCGATTTCAGGATGGGAAAGTCTTTGAAAAAGCAGATCAAGTCGCCGTTGAATATGCAATCACAATTAAACTGAACGATAAAGAATTCGCGACGATTGTATGTACTCCGGAATATATCGAGGATATGACTGTGGGCTTTCTAGCTTCAGAAGGAATAGTACCGAAATGGGAACAAATCAAAGACATTCGACTTGATCTCGAAAATGGCTTTATTTACGTCAATACAGACAAAGTCTATCCTTTCTTTGAACAATTACAGAATAAACGCTATATCACATCTTGTTGCGGCATGAGCAGACAAGGATATATCTTTGCAAATGATGCACTGACAGCGAAAAAGATGGATAGTATCTCTGTTCAACTGATACCCACACAAATATTTTCTTTGATGAATCAAATGGAAGAACAGGCAGAAATGTTCCGACATACTGGTGGCGTTCACAATGCTGCTTTATGCGCACCAGACCAATTATTATTATCACGTATGGATATCGGCCGCCATAATGCATTAGATAAAATTTATGGTCACTGTCTGAAAAATGATATTTCGGTTAGAGATAAGATCATTGTATTCAGTGGGCGTATTTCATCCGAAATTTTACTAAAAGTCGCCAAGATCGGTTGTGAAATCGTATTATCAAAATCTGCACCTACTGAATTAGCTTTGAATTTAGCAGATGATTTAGGAATCACGACGGTCGGATTCATTCGTGGAGAAGCTTTTAACGTGTACACTCATCCCGAAAGAATCGTCATGGATGCCACCAATCTTTTTCCAACTATATGA
- a CDS encoding DUF2294 domain-containing protein, whose amino-acid sequence MKKIHEFNDIIRKLRKDLFGKGPERIHTIFIDNMVVSTLYGNLTPTEKFIAGTPEGKEMVHRARTSMIQAVYAKEPPVGLEQLVEAKFLHLFSDFKIDDDIAVSVFLFDRSID is encoded by the coding sequence ATGAAAAAAATTCATGAGTTTAATGATATCATCCGTAAATTACGAAAAGACTTATTTGGCAAGGGGCCTGAACGAATTCATACCATATTTATAGATAATATGGTGGTCTCTACTCTCTATGGTAATTTGACTCCGACTGAAAAGTTCATAGCCGGAACGCCAGAAGGAAAAGAGATGGTGCACCGCGCACGAACTAGTATGATTCAGGCTGTTTATGCAAAAGAACCACCTGTAGGCTTGGAACAATTAGTCGAGGCGAAGTTTTTGCACTTATTCAGCGATTTTAAAATTGATGATGATATTGCGGTTTCGGTATTTTTATTCGATCGTTCGATTGACTGA